A single genomic interval of Aneurinibacillus migulanus harbors:
- a CDS encoding protein kinase domain-containing protein — MITVPGYEIHEVILEDQHIVVAYASCTQTKRKVIVKMVKEGPRTIIENAKLMHEFEIASSLDIPEIVKPLSLLKQGNSMIIILQSIKGVTLRHYFRSYRVSFRDFVQLAIRISCVMDKLNQHNILHMNISPDTIVIEPVSTGIYVTGFGYAIRSEDGGQHIRNTPLLEGSPPYMSPERIGRINDTIDVRSDLYSLGVALYELLSGRKPFHANDPLEWAHAHLAIKPLPLVRETTPIPESISRILLKLLAKTVEERYQNPSKLIQDLEECLYQLETGESCESKEAVFHYELSLGDRHVQRLDSRLHLTKEQASVTESKTNVPITRSGYAQMLDLAALMKASKAFSEEKDPERLMHTLMNIILEDAGAQRGCLIGITEEALYIEAVVEAGGGAAILDTIPLDEYDGVFHEFVRCVAATRELIIINDAYRKGRFVNASYVVRCRPKSLLGLPIYIQGRLAGILYLENNLTRGAFAFDSHEVLHMLASQAFYVKKQRSSLKGARRLKGSEYILSPSANLLTERELEIVRLMAAGLSNKEIAARLFIATGTVHVHIKHIYAKLKVNRRIQAVTKAAALGLLEDI; from the coding sequence ACCTGGGTATGAAATTCACGAAGTCATTCTTGAAGACCAACATATTGTCGTTGCCTATGCTTCCTGTACGCAAACCAAGCGCAAAGTAATAGTGAAAATGGTAAAAGAGGGTCCGAGGACGATTATTGAGAATGCTAAATTAATGCATGAGTTTGAGATAGCGAGCAGTTTGGATATTCCGGAAATCGTAAAGCCGCTCTCACTCTTGAAGCAGGGCAATTCAATGATAATCATTTTGCAGTCAATTAAAGGAGTAACGTTGCGGCACTATTTCCGTTCTTATCGTGTTTCGTTTCGGGATTTTGTTCAACTTGCCATCCGGATTTCCTGTGTTATGGATAAATTGAATCAGCATAATATACTGCATATGAACATAAGCCCTGATACGATCGTGATAGAGCCTGTCTCTACAGGCATTTATGTTACTGGCTTTGGTTATGCAATCCGTTCAGAAGACGGAGGCCAGCACATTCGCAACACTCCGTTATTAGAAGGAAGCCCGCCTTATATGTCGCCGGAACGCATTGGACGGATAAACGATACGATTGATGTGAGGTCTGACTTATATTCTTTAGGGGTTGCTTTATATGAATTACTGAGTGGCAGAAAGCCGTTTCATGCTAATGATCCGCTTGAATGGGCCCATGCTCATCTCGCTATAAAGCCACTACCTTTGGTAAGGGAAACGACTCCTATACCGGAGTCCATATCCCGTATCCTCTTGAAGTTGCTCGCCAAAACGGTGGAGGAACGCTATCAGAATCCAAGCAAGCTAATACAGGATTTGGAGGAATGCCTGTATCAGTTAGAAACAGGGGAGAGTTGTGAATCGAAAGAGGCAGTTTTCCACTATGAGCTATCTCTCGGAGACAGACATGTACAGCGTTTGGATTCCCGTCTTCATCTGACTAAGGAGCAGGCAAGTGTAACAGAGTCGAAGACCAATGTTCCGATAACTCGCTCTGGATACGCCCAAATGCTTGATTTGGCTGCGCTTATGAAAGCGTCAAAGGCTTTTTCAGAAGAGAAGGACCCTGAGCGGCTTATGCATACGTTAATGAATATTATATTGGAAGACGCGGGGGCCCAACGAGGCTGCTTAATCGGGATTACAGAAGAAGCGTTATATATAGAAGCTGTTGTAGAGGCGGGAGGGGGAGCTGCTATTCTGGATACCATTCCCCTTGATGAATACGATGGTGTATTCCATGAGTTTGTGCGCTGCGTTGCAGCGACAAGAGAGCTTATTATTATTAACGATGCATATAGGAAAGGAAGATTCGTGAATGCTTCCTATGTGGTCCGATGCCGACCTAAATCGCTCCTTGGATTGCCCATTTATATTCAAGGTCGGCTAGCAGGTATTCTCTATTTGGAGAACAATCTTACACGAGGTGCTTTTGCCTTTGATTCTCATGAGGTTCTGCATATGCTCGCTTCCCAGGCATTCTATGTTAAAAAGCAGCGGTCTTCTTTAAAAGGAGCAAGGAGGCTGAAGGGTAGCGAGTATATACTTTCGCCTTCGGCCAATCTTCTGACAGAGCGCGAATTGGAAATAGTCCGTCTGATGGCAGCAGGCTTATCAAATAAGGAAATTGCAGCTCGCTTATTCATAGCGACTGGTACGGTCCATGTTCATATTAAGCATATTTATGCCAAGCTGAAGGTTAACCGCCGGATTCAGGCGGTGACCAAAGCGGCCGCGCTTGGTCTATTAGAAGATATATAA